One window of Silvimonas iriomotensis genomic DNA carries:
- a CDS encoding META and DUF4377 domain-containing protein, translating to MRIRTFFQTALLAGMFAATAVAAQARSLLDGEYQLQSWRVAGQTQTEQAKNPVTLKIDGNHVSGFSGCNRFMGQIQTLNGLKIGPLAGTRMACLDASVGVKESDVLKLLDTARYYELDTAGHLTFTTPNEDLLVFVRTDGKAPAAAAAPATTGGEKVIQVAPDTVTCSAGAGQMQCLQVRDSADQPWTLLYGGIDGFTWQQGTLYTLRIKETPVDNPPADGSSIKRSLVRVLTTLVIQ from the coding sequence ATGCGTATCCGCACTTTCTTCCAGACCGCGTTGCTGGCCGGCATGTTTGCTGCCACCGCCGTAGCCGCGCAGGCCCGCTCGTTGCTGGATGGCGAATATCAGTTGCAATCCTGGCGCGTGGCCGGTCAGACGCAAACGGAACAGGCCAAAAACCCGGTCACGCTGAAGATTGACGGTAACCATGTCAGCGGCTTTTCTGGCTGCAACCGGTTTATGGGGCAGATCCAGACATTGAATGGTCTCAAGATCGGCCCGCTGGCCGGTACCCGCATGGCCTGCCTGGATGCCAGTGTCGGCGTCAAGGAAAGTGACGTTCTCAAACTGCTGGATACCGCCCGCTATTACGAGCTGGATACCGCTGGCCATCTGACCTTCACCACGCCAAACGAAGACTTGCTGGTCTTTGTCCGCACGGATGGCAAAGCACCGGCCGCTGCGGCGGCACCGGCAACCACCGGTGGCGAGAAAGTGATTCAGGTCGCCCCGGACACCGTTACCTGCTCGGCCGGCGCCGGCCAGATGCAGTGCCTGCAAGTGCGCGATTCGGCTGATCAGCCATGGACGCTCTTGTACGGTGGCATTGACGGGTTTACCTGGCAGCAGGGCACCTTGTACACGCTGCGCATCAAGGAAACGCCGGTAGATAACCCGCCGGCCGATGGCTCCAGCATCAAGCGCAGTCTGGTGCGGGTATTGACCACGCTGGTTATCCAGTAA
- the uvrC gene encoding excinuclease ABC subunit UvrC: MSDPAINPESLEARSERLLAVVKALPNLPGVYRMLAQDGTVLYVGKAISLKRRVGSYFQKNDHSPRIKLMLTQVDRIETTVVRSEAEALVLENNLIKALGPRYNILFRDDKSYPYLVVTGHKSPRLAYYRGTLDKRNQYFGPFPNGYVVKESIQMLQKVFKLRTCEDSVYANRSRPCLLYQIKRCSAPCVDHISAEDYRRDVHNAVLFLNGQANALLKELEARMAAASEAWNFEEAASVRDQIQALARIQEKQFVSSNTSELDADIVAAVVKDGAVCLNLAMVRGGRHVGDKNLFPSNAADYDDAEALEAFLAQHYLDRNVPPVVICTPPPANAEVLTQLLSDQAGRKVAINSNPNGERRVWLEMARKNAELAITQRNTHSASQAGRLQALIEALDLPDETQRIECFDISHTMGEATVASCVVFDDGDIQPGQYRRYNITGITGGDDYAAMRQVLTRRYGKIAAGEGKVPDVVLIDGGKGQLAMAEQVMAEVGLTQPILIGVAKGETRKAGLEQLIFATTHESVQLPRDHAGLHLVQQIRDESHRFAITGHRAKRAKARVASSLEEIEGIGPKRRQKLLARFGGLQGVKAASVDDLIQVEGINRDLAEKIYGALRG, translated from the coding sequence ATGTCCGATCCCGCAATCAATCCTGAAAGCCTGGAAGCGCGCAGCGAGCGCCTGCTGGCCGTCGTCAAGGCGCTGCCCAATCTGCCTGGCGTATACCGCATGCTGGCGCAGGACGGCACAGTGCTTTACGTCGGCAAGGCCATCAGTCTGAAGCGGCGGGTGGGGTCTTATTTCCAGAAGAACGACCACAGCCCGCGTATCAAGCTGATGCTCACCCAGGTGGACCGGATTGAAACCACGGTGGTGCGCTCTGAAGCCGAAGCGCTGGTGCTGGAAAACAACCTGATCAAGGCGCTGGGCCCGCGTTACAACATCCTGTTTCGCGATGACAAGAGTTACCCCTATCTGGTCGTGACCGGGCACAAAAGCCCGCGACTGGCCTATTACCGGGGCACGCTGGACAAGCGCAACCAGTATTTCGGGCCGTTTCCGAACGGTTATGTGGTGAAAGAAAGCATCCAGATGCTGCAGAAAGTGTTCAAGCTGCGCACCTGTGAAGACAGCGTGTACGCCAACCGCTCGCGCCCCTGTTTGCTGTACCAGATCAAGCGCTGTTCGGCGCCCTGTGTGGATCACATTTCGGCCGAAGACTACCGGCGCGATGTGCATAACGCGGTGCTGTTTCTCAACGGTCAGGCCAACGCTTTGCTGAAAGAGCTGGAAGCCCGCATGGCGGCCGCGTCGGAAGCGTGGAATTTTGAAGAAGCCGCCAGCGTGCGCGACCAGATCCAGGCGCTGGCGCGTATCCAGGAAAAACAGTTTGTTTCCAGCAATACCAGCGAACTGGATGCCGACATTGTCGCGGCCGTGGTCAAGGATGGCGCGGTCTGCCTGAACCTGGCCATGGTGCGCGGTGGCCGCCATGTGGGCGACAAGAACCTGTTCCCCAGCAACGCGGCCGATTACGACGATGCCGAAGCGCTGGAAGCCTTCCTCGCCCAGCATTATCTGGATCGCAACGTGCCGCCGGTGGTGATCTGTACGCCGCCGCCGGCCAATGCCGAAGTGCTGACCCAGTTGCTGAGCGATCAGGCTGGCCGCAAGGTGGCGATCAACAGCAATCCCAATGGCGAGCGCCGTGTGTGGCTGGAGATGGCGCGCAAGAATGCCGAACTGGCCATCACCCAGCGCAATACCCATTCGGCCAGCCAGGCCGGACGCCTGCAAGCGCTGATCGAGGCACTGGATTTGCCCGATGAAACCCAGCGCATTGAATGCTTTGATATCTCCCACACCATGGGCGAGGCGACGGTGGCGTCGTGCGTGGTATTTGATGATGGCGATATCCAGCCCGGCCAGTATCGGCGCTACAACATCACCGGCATTACCGGTGGGGATGATTACGCTGCCATGCGCCAGGTGTTGACCCGCCGCTACGGCAAAATTGCGGCGGGCGAGGGCAAGGTGCCGGACGTGGTGCTGATCGACGGCGGCAAGGGCCAGCTGGCCATGGCAGAGCAAGTCATGGCAGAAGTCGGCCTGACCCAGCCGATCCTGATTGGCGTGGCCAAGGGCGAAACGCGCAAGGCCGGTCTGGAACAACTGATTTTCGCCACCACGCATGAAAGCGTGCAATTGCCGCGTGATCACGCCGGTTTGCACCTGGTACAGCAGATTCGGGATGAATCGCACCGTTTTGCCATTACCGGCCACCGTGCCAAGCGTGCCAAGGCGCGGGTGGCATCCAGTCTGGAAGAGATTGAAGGCATCGGCCCCAAGCGCCGCCAGAAATTGCTGGCGCGCTTTGGTGGCTTGCAAGGGGTGAAGGCCGCCAGCGTGGATGACCTGATCCAGGTGGAGGGCATCAACCGCGATCTGGCGGAGAAAATCTACGGGGCACTGCGCGGGTAA
- the aroF gene encoding 3-deoxy-7-phosphoheptulonate synthase: MIIVMSTGATDAQIQGVIAEIHKAGLREHLSRGAELTLIGAIGDEDKLDAAHLEMLPGVTRVNRITKPYKIVSRDTHPAGSVIRVRGIPIGGEQIQVIGGPCSVETPEQMALSAQAVADAGCRMMRGGAFKPRTSPYTFQGLGVQGLDYLQQAARQHNLPIVTELMDVRMLDTFMEYDVDVIQIGARNMQNFDLLKEVGRVNKPVILKRGLSATVSEWLMSAEYIAAGGNHNIIFCERGIRTFETAYRNVLDVTAIPVLKRETHLPVIVDPSHAGGKAWMVPALAQAAVAAGADGLLIEMHPNPCEAWCDADQALAPDELNKLMTTLRAIATAVGRSL; this comes from the coding sequence ATGATTATCGTAATGAGCACCGGCGCGACTGACGCGCAAATCCAGGGCGTGATTGCCGAAATCCACAAAGCCGGATTGCGTGAGCATCTCTCACGCGGGGCCGAGCTTACCTTGATCGGCGCCATTGGCGATGAAGACAAACTGGATGCAGCGCATCTGGAAATGCTGCCAGGCGTGACGCGCGTCAATCGCATCACCAAGCCCTACAAAATCGTCTCGCGCGATACGCATCCGGCGGGTTCGGTCATCCGTGTGCGGGGCATTCCCATCGGGGGCGAACAAATTCAGGTGATCGGCGGGCCGTGTTCGGTAGAAACGCCGGAACAGATGGCCTTGTCGGCGCAGGCCGTGGCCGATGCCGGCTGCCGCATGATGCGCGGCGGCGCGTTCAAGCCGCGCACCAGCCCGTATACCTTTCAGGGGCTGGGCGTTCAGGGCCTGGACTACCTGCAACAGGCCGCGCGCCAGCATAACCTGCCCATCGTCACTGAACTGATGGACGTGCGCATGCTCGACACCTTCATGGAGTACGACGTTGACGTCATCCAGATTGGCGCGCGCAACATGCAGAACTTTGATCTGCTCAAAGAAGTAGGGCGCGTCAACAAACCGGTCATCCTCAAGCGCGGCCTCTCTGCCACGGTGTCAGAATGGTTGATGTCGGCCGAATACATTGCCGCGGGCGGCAACCACAACATCATCTTTTGCGAGCGTGGCATCCGTACCTTTGAAACGGCCTACCGCAACGTGCTGGATGTCACCGCCATTCCGGTACTCAAGCGCGAAACCCATCTGCCGGTCATCGTTGACCCGAGTCACGCCGGTGGCAAAGCCTGGATGGTGCCGGCGCTGGCGCAAGCTGCGGTCGCCGCCGGTGCGGATGGTCTGCTGATCGAAATGCATCCCAACCCGTGCGAAGCCTGGTGTGATGCCGATCAGGCGCTGGCGCCGGATGAACTCAACAAACTGATGACCACGCTGCGCGCGATTGCAACGGCAGTGGGGCGCAGTTTGTAA
- the fliK gene encoding flagellar hook-length control protein FliK, which yields MLPGNAIVTLQALLLNNSTQTPEARPDLGALFTQGEQVSATVMGALGNGRFAVQINNQLLDLNLPAGATAGEKLDLTVLANRPTLTFALSSATSPDYHPGVSTEFSNGARYLSDLLNAGNNKAGTTAQTAQTSAAAPLFEGAPNAADLAGKLAQTLDQSGLFYESHQAQWVDGQRSLQTLQQEPQARLAQQASTQTAAATDSKTASTLIKDLTSQDVASMKAASTAAGNRPDLSGANMNHLTGTPDQQAALAGLVQRQLDAIDRQAILWQGQAWPGQQMQWSVQADDQGRNAAYADPADRQWRTTLNLDMPHLGHVAISAVLYQGQFNLQFKASPEAIKELQSAQSALDNQFEGAGLELASVAFASVKEPADGQ from the coding sequence ATGCTGCCCGGTAACGCAATCGTCACCCTGCAGGCGCTCCTCCTCAACAATTCCACACAAACGCCAGAGGCCCGGCCGGATCTTGGCGCACTGTTCACGCAAGGCGAGCAAGTTTCCGCCACGGTGATGGGCGCGCTGGGTAACGGCCGCTTTGCGGTCCAGATCAACAACCAGTTGCTGGACCTCAACCTGCCGGCGGGGGCCACCGCCGGTGAAAAACTCGATCTGACCGTGCTGGCCAACCGGCCGACGCTGACTTTTGCGTTGTCGAGCGCGACCTCGCCCGATTATCACCCGGGTGTGTCGACCGAGTTCTCCAATGGCGCCCGGTATCTGTCTGATCTGCTCAATGCGGGCAACAACAAGGCAGGCACGACCGCACAAACGGCACAAACCAGCGCGGCTGCACCGTTGTTTGAAGGCGCGCCCAACGCGGCAGACCTGGCCGGCAAACTGGCGCAAACCCTGGATCAATCCGGCCTGTTTTATGAGTCGCACCAGGCCCAGTGGGTGGATGGCCAGCGCAGCCTGCAAACGCTGCAGCAAGAGCCGCAAGCCCGCCTGGCGCAGCAAGCCTCAACCCAGACCGCCGCGGCGACGGACAGCAAAACCGCCTCGACCCTGATCAAGGATTTGACCAGCCAGGATGTGGCCAGCATGAAAGCGGCCAGCACGGCGGCAGGCAACCGGCCCGATTTGTCTGGTGCCAACATGAATCACCTTACCGGTACGCCAGATCAGCAAGCGGCGCTGGCCGGTCTTGTGCAACGGCAACTGGATGCCATCGACCGCCAGGCCATTCTGTGGCAAGGCCAGGCGTGGCCAGGCCAGCAAATGCAATGGAGCGTGCAGGCTGATGACCAGGGCCGCAATGCGGCCTACGCGGATCCGGCCGACCGGCAATGGCGCACCACGCTGAATCTGGATATGCCGCACCTGGGCCACGTGGCGATCAGCGCCGTGCTGTATCAGGGCCAGTTCAACCTGCAATTCAAGGCCTCGCCCGAGGCCATCAAGGAATTGCAGTCGGCCCAGTCCGCGCTGGATAACCAGTTTGAAGGCGCCGGGCTGGAGCTGGCTTCGGTCGCCTTTGCCAGCGTGAAGGAGCCCGCCGATGGCCAGTAA
- a CDS encoding EscU/YscU/HrcU family type III secretion system export apparatus switch protein, which yields MASKPDARARAVALAYTEGSTPRVVATGKGLVAQAIIEKAREAGVFVHQSPELVSLLSQLDLDDHIPASLYRAVAELLAFVYLVEQGNDVAAPVFSLPPPEAPAETASAAASGEPADIARQP from the coding sequence ATGGCCAGTAAGCCTGACGCCCGCGCGCGCGCCGTGGCGCTGGCGTATACCGAGGGTTCCACGCCGCGGGTGGTGGCGACGGGCAAGGGGCTGGTAGCCCAGGCCATCATTGAAAAAGCCCGCGAGGCCGGCGTGTTCGTGCACCAGTCGCCCGAACTGGTCTCGTTGTTGTCGCAGCTTGATCTGGATGACCATATCCCGGCCTCGCTGTACCGCGCGGTTGCCGAATTGCTGGCCTTTGTGTATCTGGTCGAGCAGGGTAATGATGTGGCCGCGCCGGTTTTTTCTTTGCCGCCGCCTGAAGCCCCGGCCGAGACAGCGTCGGCTGCGGCCTCTGGCGAGCCGGCCGATATCGCCCGGCAACCCTGA
- the cmk gene encoding (d)CMP kinase → MHSLLVPVIAVDGPSASGKGTVAQRVAAALGFHYLDSGALYRLAALAAARAGVPWDDEGGVANVAQTLDVKFDGEHILLCGSEVSTAIRTESIGVGASRVAALPQVRAALLERQRAFAHVPGLVADGRDMGSVVFPQAPLKVFLTASAEVRAERRYKQLLARGEEADLAAITADLHARDERDRARAVAPLKQLPDAHLLDTSAMDIDAAVKQILDWWQAANRR, encoded by the coding sequence ATGCATAGTTTGCTCGTACCGGTCATCGCAGTAGACGGTCCTTCCGCCTCGGGTAAGGGGACTGTGGCGCAACGCGTCGCCGCAGCCCTCGGGTTTCATTATCTGGATTCAGGCGCGTTGTACCGCCTTGCCGCGCTGGCTGCCGCCCGTGCCGGTGTACCGTGGGATGACGAGGGCGGCGTCGCCAATGTCGCGCAGACGCTGGATGTGAAGTTTGATGGTGAACACATCCTGTTGTGTGGCAGCGAAGTCAGCACCGCCATCCGCACCGAGTCCATCGGCGTGGGCGCCTCCAGAGTGGCCGCGTTGCCCCAGGTACGGGCCGCCTTGCTGGAACGCCAGCGTGCCTTTGCCCACGTCCCCGGCCTTGTGGCCGACGGTCGTGACATGGGCTCGGTGGTGTTTCCGCAGGCACCGCTGAAGGTCTTTCTGACCGCCAGCGCCGAAGTGCGCGCCGAGCGCCGTTACAAGCAATTGCTGGCGCGCGGTGAAGAGGCCGATCTGGCCGCCATCACCGCAGACCTGCATGCCCGCGACGAGCGCGACCGCGCGCGCGCCGTGGCGCCGCTCAAGCAATTGCCGGATGCGCATTTGCTCGATACATCCGCCATGGATATCGACGCCGCCGTGAAGCAGATTCTGGACTGGTGGCAAGCGGCAAATCGTCGCTAA
- a CDS encoding HD domain-containing phosphohydrolase: protein MDLVAHLLNSLFTMASLVEARDPYTGGHLWRVSQLSYLMAQDLGLPPEAVAQITLGGFLHDLGKIGVPDAILHKPGPLTDEEYATIRTHPETGARLLGNHPLAYLAIDAVLKHHETPDGKGYPQGLAGEDIPLAAGIVGIADAFDAMTSTRPYRQGMPINTALDIIQSKLDTQFDRVLGERFIEMGRTGVFDEVVGHSEPGVRLQSCPSCGPIIAVPRRTRSGDIVACPACRTRIKVVGNHEDWMLVPLPEKESAPPLQLDPDLVRAMAHTIRTALGESVRVSG, encoded by the coding sequence ATGGATCTTGTCGCCCACCTGCTTAACAGTCTGTTCACCATGGCCTCTCTTGTGGAAGCCCGTGATCCTTATACCGGCGGGCATCTGTGGCGTGTTTCCCAATTGTCTTACCTGATGGCGCAGGATCTGGGCTTGCCGCCCGAAGCCGTGGCGCAAATCACGCTGGGCGGCTTTTTGCATGATCTGGGCAAGATTGGCGTGCCTGACGCCATTTTGCACAAACCCGGCCCGCTGACCGACGAGGAATACGCCACCATCCGCACCCACCCGGAAACCGGCGCGCGATTGCTGGGCAACCATCCGCTGGCTTATCTGGCGATCGACGCAGTGCTCAAGCATCACGAAACCCCGGACGGCAAAGGCTACCCGCAAGGGCTGGCCGGCGAGGATATTCCGCTGGCGGCCGGCATTGTCGGCATTGCGGACGCGTTTGATGCCATGACATCGACCCGGCCGTATCGCCAGGGCATGCCGATCAACACGGCGCTGGACATCATCCAGAGCAAGCTCGATACCCAGTTTGACCGCGTACTGGGCGAGCGGTTTATTGAAATGGGCCGGACGGGCGTGTTTGATGAGGTGGTCGGCCATTCAGAGCCTGGCGTGCGGCTGCAAAGTTGCCCCAGTTGCGGCCCGATCATTGCGGTGCCGCGCCGCACCCGCAGTGGCGACATCGTCGCCTGCCCCGCTTGCCGCACGCGGATCAAGGTGGTTGGCAATCATGAAGACTGGATGCTGGTGCCGCTGCCAGAAAAAGAAAGCGCTCCGCCACTGCAACTGGACCCTGACCTCGTGCGCGCCATGGCGCACACCATCCGCACCGCACTGGGCGAGTCAGTCCGCGTCAGCGGCTAA
- the mgrA gene encoding L-glyceraldehyde 3-phosphate reductase, with product MTYVANPARYERMPYRRCGKSGLKLPAVALGLWHNFGDNKAYDNSRKMVLESFDAGITHFDLANNYGPPPGSAESTFGRVLATDLKAYRDELIISTKAGWQMWDGPYGDFGSRKYLMASLDQSLQRMGLDYVDIFYSHRPDPETPIEETMGALDAIVRQGKALYVGISSYSAEQTREAARVLKELGTPCLIHQPSYSMFDRWIEDGLTDVLNEEGIGSIAFCPLAQGLLTSRYLNGVPADSRAADSGNPFLTVDKVDLRLAQVKQLNEIAVARGQTLAQMSLAWALRTVTTVIIGASRVEQIHENLGAIDNLAFSADELARIESILAGK from the coding sequence ATGACTTATGTTGCAAATCCGGCGCGCTATGAGCGCATGCCGTATCGCCGCTGCGGTAAAAGCGGCCTGAAGCTGCCCGCCGTGGCACTGGGCCTGTGGCACAACTTTGGCGACAACAAAGCGTACGACAACTCACGCAAGATGGTGCTGGAATCGTTTGACGCCGGCATCACCCACTTTGATCTGGCCAACAACTACGGTCCGCCCCCGGGCTCGGCAGAATCGACCTTTGGCCGCGTGCTGGCCACTGACCTGAAAGCCTATCGCGACGAACTGATCATCTCGACCAAAGCCGGCTGGCAAATGTGGGACGGCCCGTACGGTGATTTCGGTAGCCGCAAATACCTGATGGCCAGTCTGGATCAGAGCCTGCAGCGCATGGGCCTTGATTATGTGGATATTTTCTATTCGCACCGTCCGGACCCGGAAACCCCGATCGAAGAAACCATGGGCGCGCTGGATGCCATCGTGCGTCAGGGCAAGGCACTGTACGTCGGTATTTCGTCGTACTCGGCCGAACAAACCCGTGAAGCGGCGCGCGTGCTCAAAGAACTGGGCACGCCGTGCCTGATTCACCAGCCGTCGTACTCCATGTTTGATCGCTGGATCGAAGACGGCCTGACTGACGTGCTGAACGAAGAAGGCATTGGTTCGATCGCCTTCTGCCCGCTGGCACAAGGTCTGCTGACCAGCCGTTACCTGAATGGCGTGCCGGCGGATTCGCGCGCGGCCGACAGCGGCAACCCGTTCCTGACCGTGGACAAGGTCGATCTGCGCCTGGCGCAAGTCAAGCAACTGAACGAGATCGCCGTGGCCCGTGGCCAGACCCTGGCGCAAATGTCGCTGGCCTGGGCGCTGCGTACCGTCACCACCGTCATCATTGGCGCCAGCCGCGTCGAGCAGATCCATGAAAACCTGGGTGCTATCGACAACCTGGCGTTCAGCGCTGACGAACTCGCCCGTATCGAAAGCATCCTGGCGGGCAAGTAA
- the fliT gene encoding flagellar protein FliT, which yields MQAVYGEMEACCARMLLSAQSKDWDDFLQTAGRFNEISNTLGDVDWQGMQQDQRETLAMLMRTAQAQIDAIVPLAMARRQELVGSIRSLQTGDKMRRMYGS from the coding sequence ATGCAGGCAGTCTATGGTGAAATGGAAGCGTGCTGCGCGCGGATGCTGTTGAGTGCGCAATCGAAAGACTGGGATGATTTTCTGCAGACCGCGGGCCGGTTCAACGAGATCAGCAACACGCTGGGTGATGTAGACTGGCAGGGCATGCAGCAAGACCAGCGCGAGACACTGGCGATGCTGATGCGTACTGCGCAGGCGCAGATCGACGCGATTGTTCCGCTGGCCATGGCGCGGCGGCAAGAATTGGTGGGTTCGATCCGTAGCCTGCAAACGGGCGACAAAATGCGGCGCATGTACGGTAGTTAA
- a CDS encoding prephenate dehydrogenase, producing the protein MSGVRKLVLLGTGLIGGSFALALKRARLVQHVVGVGRNATNLERALELNVIDEASHDAAVAVQGADLVLLGTPVGQMGALMQAIGPHLAPDCIVTDGGSTKQDVAALFRQHLPQHLPYCVPGHPIAGSDLSGAAAAQYGLFEGRRVVLTPFAETAQNALEQVQTLWQQCGARVYTMTPEQHDGIFAAVSHVPHLLAFAYMNAVLAKADAQPCLDFAATGFRDFTRIAGSHPEMWRDIAVANREAILADLKSCASQLQHVIALVETGNTEGMQEYFATASCARVAWGQRHK; encoded by the coding sequence ATGAGTGGCGTGCGCAAGCTGGTACTGCTGGGAACGGGTCTGATTGGCGGCTCGTTCGCCCTGGCGCTCAAACGTGCGCGGCTGGTGCAGCACGTCGTCGGCGTCGGCCGCAATGCCACCAATCTGGAGCGCGCACTTGAGCTGAACGTGATCGATGAGGCCTCGCACGATGCCGCAGTGGCAGTGCAGGGGGCTGATCTGGTGCTGCTGGGGACGCCCGTCGGGCAGATGGGCGCCTTGATGCAGGCTATTGGGCCGCACCTGGCACCTGATTGCATCGTGACGGATGGCGGCTCGACCAAGCAGGATGTCGCCGCGCTGTTCCGGCAGCATTTGCCGCAACATCTGCCGTATTGCGTGCCAGGGCATCCGATCGCCGGGTCTGATCTTTCCGGTGCCGCTGCCGCACAATACGGGCTGTTTGAAGGCCGCCGCGTGGTGCTGACGCCCTTTGCCGAGACTGCCCAGAATGCCCTGGAGCAGGTACAGACCTTATGGCAGCAATGTGGCGCCCGGGTGTATACCATGACCCCTGAGCAACACGACGGTATCTTTGCCGCCGTCAGCCATGTGCCCCATCTGCTGGCGTTTGCCTATATGAACGCGGTACTGGCCAAGGCGGATGCGCAACCCTGCCTTGATTTTGCCGCCACGGGTTTCCGTGATTTCACCCGCATTGCGGGCTCTCATCCGGAAATGTGGCGCGATATCGCCGTGGCCAACCGTGAGGCCATTCTTGCCGATCTCAAATCCTGCGCCAGCCAGTTGCAGCACGTTATTGCACTGGTTGAAACAGGCAATACCGAGGGCATGCAAGAGTACTTTGCGACGGCCAGCTGCGCACGTGTTGCCTGGGGTCAGCGTCATAAATAG
- a CDS encoding DUF2802 domain-containing protein yields MAELLLFLRKANSPHHLSRQTQQRIETMSGEMAALRQELELLKVRLAANSMQQAWAVEHHGDAGVADTTAVAQPLTETPYAHAIRLARTGADSAAVAQQCGISRGEADLIVALYRAEGLR; encoded by the coding sequence GTGGCCGAGCTTTTGTTGTTTTTACGCAAAGCCAATTCGCCCCATCATCTTTCCCGCCAGACCCAGCAGCGGATTGAAACCATGTCCGGTGAAATGGCCGCTTTGCGCCAGGAGCTTGAACTCCTGAAAGTGCGTCTGGCTGCCAACAGCATGCAGCAGGCCTGGGCGGTTGAACACCACGGCGATGCTGGCGTGGCCGATACCACCGCCGTTGCCCAGCCCCTGACCGAAACCCCATACGCCCACGCTATTCGTCTTGCCCGCACGGGTGCGGATTCTGCCGCCGTGGCGCAGCAATGCGGTATCTCGCGCGGTGAGGCTGATCTGATCGTGGCGCTGTATCGCGCCGAAGGATTGCGCTGA
- the pgsA gene encoding CDP-diacylglycerol--glycerol-3-phosphate 3-phosphatidyltransferase, whose amino-acid sequence MPFNLPIFLTWLRVAAIPVFVGLFYLPDSVISMPMKNMTGAIIFAVAALTDWFDGFLARRWNQTSSFGAFLDPVADKLMVAAALILLVELMRAPSWLAVIIIGREITISALREWMAQLGKSKSVAVAYIGKLKTTAQMVAILLLLWQSNFIPGLSTQAVGTAALYIAGLLTIVSMFYYLRVAAEQFRSA is encoded by the coding sequence ATGCCTTTCAACTTGCCGATTTTCCTGACCTGGTTACGTGTTGCAGCCATTCCGGTATTTGTCGGTTTGTTCTATCTGCCTGATTCGGTCATCTCCATGCCCATGAAGAACATGACCGGGGCGATCATCTTTGCGGTGGCAGCGCTGACAGACTGGTTTGACGGCTTCCTGGCCCGTCGCTGGAACCAGACCTCTTCCTTTGGCGCGTTTCTTGATCCGGTGGCTGACAAACTCATGGTCGCCGCCGCGTTGATCCTGCTGGTCGAGTTGATGCGTGCGCCGTCCTGGCTGGCGGTGATCATCATCGGCCGTGAAATCACCATTTCTGCCCTGCGCGAGTGGATGGCCCAACTGGGCAAGTCCAAAAGTGTGGCGGTGGCCTATATCGGCAAGCTGAAAACCACGGCGCAGATGGTCGCCATCTTGCTGCTGCTGTGGCAAAGCAACTTCATTCCCGGCCTGTCTACCCAGGCTGTCGGTACGGCTGCGCTGTATATCGCCGGTCTGCTGACCATTGTGTCGATGTTCTACTACCTGCGCGTCGCCGCAGAACAGTTCCGCAGCGCCTGA